From the Mesotoga prima MesG1.Ag.4.2 genome, the window GACTTGTGGATGGGCAAGAAACTACTACAAAAGAAAGAGAAAAGAGGGCAAGACTTACGGTCATGCCCTCAGAGCACTGGGGAACATCATCCTCAAAATCGCATTCTCCATGTTGTCAAAGATGAAAGAATACGATGAAACCTTGTTCCTCAATGCCAAAGGAATTAATACCACTCAACAAAATAATACAATAATTCCTGAGGCTTTCACAAATCCTGAATACTCCCAGGATGCTCATCCATCCTTAGCTGCCACTAAGGATGTGGTCGAGAACTTGAATGTCACCTGAGTAGTAGTTTTTTCCTTATGAATATGATAAGGTCCCTTTTTCGCGGGGATGACAATGTGAGCTCATTTCGGAAACGCTGCATTCAGTCATGCTGAACTTGTTTCAGCATCGCGTTCTAAGACCCGCTGGTCGCTGAAAACCTAGAACAGCCGAGAAAGAACGCATTCGAGATGTTCGCTGCGTTCACGAGAAGACGAGAGCGAAAATAGGGACTGACCGACTCCTATAGTATGTCTTTTTTTCGCGTAAAAGGCAGAGATTCCAACCAGGACCTTTTTCGGGCGAACGGCCGTTCGCCCCTACAAGAGAACTGCACAATCATCTGAAATCGTCATCCCGTAGAGCCTGCCCTGATTAGCCTACCCCAAAGTGCTCGTGTTTGGGGTCTCGTGTTCAGGGTCATCCCCTAATTCCCCCATATTGTCATCCCGTAGTGCTCCTGTACGGGATCTCGCCCAAACAACTACTGTACGCTGAAGACCTTGAACAGCCGAGAAAGATCGAATTTGAGATGTTCGCTGCGCTCACGAGAGGACAACAGCAAAAATAGAGACTGACCGACTCCTATAGTATGTCTTTTTTTCGCGTAAAAGGCAGAGATTCCAACCAGGACCTTTTTCGGGCGAACGGCCGTTCGCCCCTACAAGAGAACTGCACAATCATCTGAAATTGTCATCCCGTAGAGCCTGCCCTGATTAGCCTACCCCAAAGTGCTCGTGTTTGGGGTCTCGTGTTCAGGGGCATCCCCTAATTCCCTCATATTGTCATCCCGTAATGCGCCTGTACGGGATCTTGGACTTAAAGATTGACAAACGTTTAAGAGCCGGTTGAACGCTTGCAAGGAGACGCTGGTTGCTGGGAAGAACCGTCTGCTTGAACGTTGTTCTCAAGGTTTTTTAGCGAAGTTTTCGAATTTCGTGAAGGATGATTTCAGGTGTTAGTTCTTCTTTGCTTATCAGCAAGCTCTCGATCCACCGTAATATCTTCACAGGATCAGAGCATTCGGAAGGATAAACATCTTGGTTAACGTGAACGTGATGCGGGTATGTTGTGATACTTTTGTGATGGGGAGAGTTATCCCAACGTATCTCAATGCGAGTGTCTACAATCCAATGGAAAGAATACTTCCGCTGCGTAGAACTCACAAATTCCCTGAGGTGAACCTTTGAAGAGTCCTTGAACAGAATTTCCAGCTTGATGTATGCAAATTCCTTACCGGTTTTGAAATCGTGAACCTTGAAATCCTTGACAAGCAAAGACTTTTCAACGAACTTCAATATCTTCTGCATTGATCCTCTCCAGCATTGAGCGTACTTCCAGAAGAGCAGAATTGCATGCTTCCCATTCAATCAAGTCATCCCACATTTCATAGTTCTCATCTGAATCGGTGACAAGGCTTCTAAACTCTTCGAGAGAACAATCGTACTTTCGTTCTAGTCTTACTGACTGTTCCTGCAGAAGATTCATCTGATACAACAGATCTAACTTCTTGAAGGCAAGCAATTCCTCCTTTGAAACAATAATCATGCGTCTCCCTCCTTTCATCATTGATGAAAGTGTCTACCAGATTATAGCATCGTCGCTTTCAAAGATTTCTACAGAAGCGCGAACGCTTTCTTTCTAGACTCGGTTATTTACATTGCAGTGATGTGGTCCTTCGTTCAGTTGGGGGCAGGTTTACCGTCATCGGTTCTCCGTTCTCCGAGAAGAGCATAACAGCACGAGAAAAGCGGTTCCAACGCTGCGTATTCAGGTTACAGGAAAAACCAAGATCAGAAGGTTGAGGCGGGAGATTTACGCGAGGGACAAGACGTTCGCTGCGCTCACGAGAAGATGAGAGCGAAAATAGGGACTGACGATTCTCCTCACGTCCCCAAAGGTCTCCGTTCTCTGACAGTTTAGCCCCGGCTTCGTCGTTTTTTGTCGGAGGACGGAGAACCGGTGACTGCGGACCTTTTTTGACTGAATGAAGAACTATATTACCGAAATGTAAATAATGGAGTCTGTCCCTAAAGGTCTCTACCTAAAGGTCTCTAAGCTTCATCTCAGATTATAGCAAATGACATTTGGCCCATTCTTCGTATTCCTCACCTATTCATCCTTTCTCTGTCAGTTTAGCCCCGGCTTCGTCGTTTTTGTCGGAGAACGGAGAACCGGTGACTGCGGACCTTTTTTGACTGAATGGAAAACTATATTACCGTAATGTAAATAATGGAGTCTGTCCCTAAAGGAAGGTCTAAGATGCGGAGCAATCATCCGAGTGCTGAAGATCAAAATCCAATGGATTTAAAAGAAGTGTTCCCTCGAAAAAGAGATTCGTAAGATCTCTGAAGGAGGCTTCCTCCCAATATGAGCATATTAACTACAGCTCAATTCAGTGATTTTCAGTCGTTAGAAAAGGGCTTTCCTATACATGGAAAAACTCTACTTAACAGTGAAGTTTGCTTTATCAGGGCTGGGATAGATCAATTCATCCAGCGATTTGTTTTTTTTCACATTTCTTCATCTCTTTGCATAACGCTGGAAAACGTCCGATGTATTAATTTATATTGTTCTACTACACATGCTAGAGGTGGTATATGGATAGAGAGACAGCAAAAGTGACCCTCCTGGCCGAGGCACTGGAGATGAGCAGGAATTCCTATGTTGAACATCGTACTCTCGAAGGGCTTGAGTCATTCTTTGACAGAAGCACAGCAATCGAGCTTGCGAAGGGACTTAAGGATGGATTCTCTCTTGAAATACCCCTGGAAGTGATAATGAGCAACGGATTCTTCAGGGGTTATCTTGCTGGTCTTATGCTTTCAGACAAGACTACTTCACATGTTGTCAAGGAGCAGATAGCCAAGATCCTTCTGGAAGATCTTCTTCGCACGATGAATGAGGCAGAGGAAACTTCACCCCGTCAAGAAGAGAGTTTTCAGTCAGAAGGAGACTTGAAGAAGAGATTCTTTTCCCTATTCGAAGAAAAAGACCGCGAAGAATCTGGAGGACTTGTAAGAGAGAATCTCTCACTTTTCAGACATTTCATGAATAGTAAGCATTTTATTCCTATTTACCTTTGGGGTAATGAATTGACGACTTTCATTTGCGAAAGCTTAGATTCGGAGCAGTTCGAGGGCTCCTTAAGGGAAGACTTGAGAAAGATTGTTCCTTTTGTGCTGGCATCATACTCGATGCCCGATACTATGGGTTCGTCAGTAGGACTTCGATTACCGTCGATTGAGAGTTATTTGAGCTCGCAGTTCCCGATTCTGGCTATGATAAGGAATCGAAAACTGAATCCTGATCAGGTGACTGAGTTCATCAAGAGCCTGTCTCACATTATATTTGGGGATATCTTGTTGGCGCCGGTTAGCATGGCTGCAGGTGGAAAGACGGAAGAGAAAGCAAGGGCAAAACTGATTATCAATAAGATGTTCGCTTCGATGAGTGATTCTGAACTCGGTATTATGTTGAATTCCTCCGGCTACGAGTCGAGAGACGGTTTTCTTTACGAAGTTGTCGTGTGCAACGATTTCAGCAAACTTTTCGATAGATTGAAGAATATTTTGAAAGGGATAGAAAAGAAGGCTTCCCTGTTTTCCAATATGGCTATTGCGAGCGCTCTCCTGGACAAGGATGAGGCAATCGATTATGTGGTAGAGTATGTCGCATATCTGAAGGCGCTGGAGCCAACAATCGCAGTTGTACGATCGGGACTCTTGTTATGCATGAAATACGACTTAGAAGACGAGGAGTTCTTCAGAAAGAAGTTTTTTGAGATAACAGATGAGAAACCAGATCCGCCTTTGATCCGATCTCTTCTTCGGGATTCATTCGGTGATCTTGATGTGATCTATGAACATATGGCAGACGAGTATTCTTATAGAACGGCGATTGACGGTGTAATTTCGAACTTGAAATCGATTAAGGAACCTAATTTCATTTCGTTCGAGAA encodes:
- a CDS encoding toxin-antitoxin system TumE family protein; the encoded protein is MQKILKFVEKSLLVKDFKVHDFKTGKEFAYIKLEILFKDSSKVHLREFVSSTQRKYSFHWIVDTRIEIRWDNSPHHKSITTYPHHVHVNQDVYPSECSDPVKILRWIESLLISKEELTPEIILHEIRKLR